From Amycolatopsis sp. WQ 127309:
GATCGAGCCCGTCTCGGTGCGCGAACTCTCCGTGCCGACCCCGGACGGCGATCTCCCGGCGACGCTCTACACGCCGGTCGGGCTGCCGGAGAAGTCGCCGCTGCTGGTGTTCTTCCACGGCGGCGGCTGGGTGATCGGTACCCGCGCCAGCCACGACAACGCCGTCCGCTTCCTGGCCAAGCACGCCGGGGTGCGGGTGCTGTCGATCGAGTACCGGCTGGCCCCGGAGTTCCCGTTCCCGGCGGCCGCCGACGACGCGCTGGCCGCGTTCGACTTCGCGCACGCCAAGGCGGGCGACCTCGGCGCCGACCCGGCCCGCATCGCGGTCGGCGGCGACAGCGCGGGCGGCAACCTCGCCGCGGTGACGGCCCAGCAGGCCGTCAAGCGCGGTGGCCCGGCGCCGGCGTTCCAGCTGCTGATCTACCCGGCCACCGACTTCGCGCAGCGCTACCGCTCGCAGGACCTGTTCGCCGAGAACCTGTTCCTGACCGACGCGCACATGAAGTGGTTCGAAGGCCATTACGTGCCGAAGGGCAGCGACCTGACCGACCCGCGCCTCTCCCCGCTGCGCGCGGACGACCTGAGCGGCCTCCCGCCGGCCCTGGTCGTGACGGCGGGCTTCGACCCGCTGCGCGACGAAGGCGAGGCGTACGCGAAGAAGCTCGCCGACGCCGGGGTCGAGGTGGCGTTGCGCCGGCACGAGGACCTGATCCACGGGTTCATCAACTTCACGGGCGTGGGCACGAGGTTCCGCGAAGCCCTCGCCGAGACGGCGGGAGCGTTGCGCCAGGGTCTGTCCATTCGCGACTGACGCGGGGCCGGATCAGTCCACTGAGGACTGACCGGCGCCCCGGGAAACGACCCGGAGCCCGGCGCGGAGGAATGTCCGCCGCCGGGCTCCGGGTCCCCCTGTTCCTCCGATGGCTCAGCCCGCGGGCAGTGGCGGTACCGGCAGCGGCAACGGCGGCACCGGGAGCCCGCCGAGCAGGCCGCCGAGAATGCCCGTTACCGCGCCCAGCAGTGCTTTCACCAGGTCACTGACGATCTTCAGCGGTCCCGGCAGGTCCGGCAGCGAAGGGATCGGCAGCGGCAACGGCGGCAGCTGGCGCGCCTTGGCCGTCGGGTCGGTCAGCAGCCGGACGGACTCGTCCGCGCGGCCCTTGGCCAGCCCGGCGAGCTGCTGGGTGTCGGTCTGGATCGTGTAGCGCTTCCCGGCGGCGATGTCCGACATCACCGGGCTCATCTGCCCCAGGTCGGACCGGGTCGCGCCGACGTTGCCCGCGTAAGCCACCTTGGTCAGGTCGTCACGCATCTGCAGCACCTGCGCGGCGAGGGCCTGGGTGCTGGAGGAACCCTTGCCCCCGTCCGGGCTCGCCGAAGCGATGCCCGCCGTCGCGACAGCCAGCAGACTGCCGGCGGCTACCAGGGCGATGGACCGCCCGAACTTGCCTTTCATACCTTTACCTCCTGGCCTCGGGAGACCTGACGGGTTAAAGCGATACCCGCCGTATCGGAGATAAGCCACCCTCTCACCGGTTGGTGACGTTTTCCTACCCTTACGTGCCGGATGCGGAAACGGCGAACTCACCCGCAATTGATTAACGCCGAAACCTTGCCAATACCCCTGAAGATCATCCGAGACGATCCCGTTCGCCACCACGGGTCACGGCCGTCCACTATGGAACAGTTCGGCCACTCATCCGGGTGCAACTGGTGATCAATTGGCTTCATCACTCCGTGGGACCGCGTGTCGCAACTGCTCCAGAAGGGCGGCCCGCACGCTCGCACCGCCACCCACAAGGTGCGCCGAAAACCGCGTTCCCCGTGGTGGGAGCACGAACCGGAAAATGCTTCAGAGCGGGAGGCCCGCCTCCAGGTGCGCGAAGGCCTCGTCGAGCGAGTTCAGGAGCAGGTCCGGGTCGCCGCCTGCGGTGTAGAACGCCGCGAGCACGACGCCGACCACGGCGCCCGCCCAGTTGCGCACCTCGAAGTCGGTCGCGGACCGGCCGGCGCGGCGGGCCGCGAGGTCGGCGAGCAGGTCGATGCCGGCGCCGTACTGCTCCAGCATCGGGGCACGCAGCTCCGGCTCGTTGAACACCAGCAGCTGCCGCTCGCGCTCGTCCTGCCAGGCGTCCTCCGGCAGTGCCTCGTAGACGTCGCGCAACGTCGCCCGCAGCGCGCCGATCAAGCTCAGCTCGGGCGGCTGGGCCAGCGCGGCCTCGACCATCATCGGGTCGAGGGCGTCGTAGAGGACCGTCGCCTCCTTCGTCGGGAAGTACCGGAAGAAGGTGCTCGGCGAGATCTCCGCCGCGGCCGCGATCTGGTCGACCGTCGTGGCCGTGTAGCCCTGCTCCCGGAACAGCCGCAACGCGTGCCGCTGGATCGCGGCCCGCGTCTTGGCCTTCTTGCGCTCTCGCAACCCCGTGGGCTCAGCCGGCGACGACGTCATGCTCCGATTCTCGCGGCTCGGTCCCGGCGGCCGCGCGGCCGGGCAGGAAGAGCGCCGCCAGCAGCGCGCCGGCCACGCCGAGCCCGGCGCAGACCCACAGCGTCGCGGCCATGCCGTCGGCGAACGCCGCCCGTGCGGAATCGGCCAGCCCGGGCAGGTGCAGCTTCGCCGCGACGGCGACCGCGGCGGACGCGCTCCCGCGGGCCGCGTCGGCCACCGGCGCGGGCAGCCCCGCGACGACGACGCCGTCGCGGTAAACGCCGTTGAGGACCGTGCCGAGCACCGCGACGCCGATGGTGCCGCTGACCTGGCGCAGCACCTGGATCAACGCCGAACCCGCGCCCGAGCGGCCCTCGGTCAGCGCGCCCATCGCCATCGACATCAGCGGCGGCAGGGTGCACCCGGTGCCGAGGCCGATGACGCTCTCCCAGCCGATCGTCAGGCCGTACCCGGCCGCGGCCGGCGCCGTCGCACCCCAGCCCAGCCCCGCCGCGAGCAGCACGAACCCGCCGGTGACGACCACGCGGACGCCGGACGCGGCGACCAGCCGTTCGGCGATCTTCGCCGAGACCAGCATCCCGCCGATCAGCGGCAGCAGCCGCACTCCGGTCTGCAGCGCGTCGGCGCCCTGCACCGCCTGGAACAGCTGCGGCAGCACGAACAGCAGGCCCATCAACGCGAACGACGCGACGGTCGCGAGCACCGCGCCCCAGACGAACCGCGGCTCCCGGAACAGCGCGAGGTCGGCGAGCGGCGCGGCCACCCGCGTCTGCTCCCGGACGAACACCGCGAGCAGGACGGCGCCGAGCCCGAGCAGCCCGTACGTCACCGGGTCGGCCCAGCCGTGCTCGCCCGCGTGGACGAAGCCGTAGGTGAGCGCGACGAGCCCGGCCGCCGACAGCGCGATGCCCGGGTAGTCGATCCCGCCCCGGCCGGAGCCGCGGGTGAGCGGCACCAGCAACAGCACCGCGACCAGGCCGACGACCGTCAGCGGGACGTTGATCAGGAACACCGAGCCCCAGGCGAAGTGGTCGAGCAGCCAGCCGCCGAGCAGCGGGCCGAGCGGGATGCCGACGAACGTCGCCAGCACCCAGGTCGTCAGCGCCCGCGCCCGTTCCTCCGGCGGGAAGAGGATGTTTAGCAGCGAGAGCGACAGCGGGATCAGGAACGCGGCGCCCACGCCCAGCAGGACCCGGGCGGCGATCAGCTCGCCGGGTGAGCCGGCGTAGGCGCACCAGAGTGACGCCGGCCCGAACACCGCGAGCGCGCCGAGCAGCAGCTTCTTCGGGCCGAACCGGTCACCGAGCAGGCCCGCCGGCAGCAGCAGCGCGGCCAGCGCCAGCGTGTAGGCGTTGCCGAACCACTGCAGCTGCGTGGTCGTGGCGCCGAGGTCGACGGCCAGCGTCGGTACGGCGACGTTCAGCACAGTCAGGTCCAGGCCGACGGTCAGCAGGCTCACCGCGAGCGCCCCGAGCGCCCACCACCTGCGTGGATACAGCTGATTCATAGTGACCCCCATTTGGTAGTGACTACCAAATGAGAGTAGCTCTCACGATGTCCGGGCGCCAGGTCCGAGAAATAAGTTGCACGCGCGTACCACCTTGGGTTCTCATCGAGGCGTGCCTCTGCAGCCCTACCGCCGGGTGCTCTCCGTCCCCCGCGTCCCCTCGACGATGGCCATGATGTTCCTGGCCCGGCTGCCGATGACCATGAACGGCGTCCTGCTGACGCTGTACGTCGTCACCGGGCTCGGCCGCGGCTACGGCGCCGCCGGGCTGGTCGGCGCCGGCGTCACGCTCGGGATGGCCCTCGGGGCGCCGCTGCTCGGCCGGGCCTTCGACAAGTACGGGCTGCGCCCGATCGTCGCCGTCTGCGGCACCGGCACCACGGCGTTCTGGATCCTCGCGCCGCACCTGCCGTTCGAAGCGCTCGCCGCGGTCGCCGTCCCGGCCGGGATGCTCTCGGTGCCCGCGGGCTCGCTGGCCCGGCAGGTGCTGGCCACGCTCGTCCCGGTCGAGGAGCGCCGGGCGGCGTACTCGCTGGACACCATCTCGATCGAGGCGACGTTCATGATCGGCCCTGCAGCCGGGATCGCAGCGATCACCGCGTTCTCACCGACGTGGACGCTGAGCGCGCTCGGCGTGCTCTTCGGCGGCACGGCGTTCCTGATCTGGCTGGTGAACCCGCCGATCCGCGACGCCGCCGAACAGGGGGTGGCCACCGCCCGGCCGCCGCTGCGCAGCTGGCTGACCGGCAGGCTGGTGGGCACGCTGATGGTCGCCGCGGGCGCGTTGTTCGTGCTCGTCGGCACCGAGCTGGCGACACTCGCGACCCTGCGCGCGCACGGCGACATCGGTGTGACCGGGCTGGTGATCGCGGTGATGTGCGCCGCGTCGATCACCGGCGGCATCGTGCACGGCTCGGTGAAGCGGTCGCTGCCCCAGGGCGTGCTGATGCTGCTGCTCGCGCTGCTGGTAGTGCCCGTGGGGCTCGCCGAACAGCCGTGGTGGCTGCTGACGCTCGTGCTGATCCCGACGAACCTGCTCTGCGCGCCGACGCTGGCCGCGACCACCGAGACGGTCAGCCGGCTCGCGCCGCCGCGGGTGCGCGGCGAGGCGATGGGGCTGATGGACGGGTTCACCCGGCTCGGTCTCGCGGCGGGCAGCCCGGTGGTCGGCTTCGCGATCGACCACTCGAGCCCGGCCTGGGGCTTCGCCGCGGCCGGCATCGGCGGGCTGGTGATCGCGTCGGCGGGCCTGGTCGGCCTACGCCGGCCCCGCAGGCCCGAACCGGCGCCGGTACCCGCGCTCGCCGAGACCTGCTGACGCCGTCAGCTGCAGGCGGTGCGCAGCGCGTCGAGCTTGCCGACGTTGCGCTTGGCCCACCGGGCCACGACGCCGGCGTCCTCGATGCGTTCCTTCTGCACCTCGACGTAGGAGTCCGCCATGCCGAGGAGCGCGTTCTTGACGTCCTGGTCGCCGACGTTCCCGGCCAGCGCGCGCAGCCGCTGCGCCTTGTCCGCGGCCCGCTCCTTGAGCCGCTGCGGGTCGACGAGCGGATTCAGGTCCGCCAGCCCGAGCGCCTCGGCGCAGGCGCCGACCTTGTCCGCGGTCTTGCTGCCCTGGTCGACCGCGTCGCTGACCTGATCGCACCCGCTCAGCAGCAGTGCGGCCCCGGCCAGCAACGCGGCCGTCCTCCCCCAACTTGTCATATCACCCAAGGTACCGCTCAGCCCTTGACGCAGACCACCTGCTTGAGGTGGGCGACGACCTCGACCAGGTCGGTCTGGGCCTTGATGACCGAGTCGATGTCCTTGTACGCCGCCGGGATCTCGTCGACGACACCCGAGTCCTTGCGGCATTCGACGCCCGCCGTCTGCGCCGCCAGGTCGTCCGCGGTGTAGAGCTTCTTCGCCTTGGTCCGCGACATCCGGCGGCCGGCGCCGTGCGACGCCGACTGGAACGACGACTGGTTGCCGAGCCCGCGGACGATGTACGAACCGGTCCCCATGCTGCCCGGGATGATCCCCAGGTCACCCGAGCCGGCGCGGATCGCGCCCTTGCGGGTGACGAGCAGCTCGACGCCGTCGTAGGTCTCTTCGGCGACGTAGTTGTGGTGGCACGAGATCGCGTCGTCGAAGGTCGTGCCCGGCACGACGTCCGCCAGCGCCAGCTTCACCAGCGCGACCATCGTGGCGCGGTTGCGCGCCGCGTAGTCCTGCGCCCAGAACAGGTCACGCCGGTACGCCTGCATCTCCGGGGTGCCCGCGACGAACACCGCGAGGTCCCGGTCGGGCAGGTCGGCGTTGTGCGGCAGCTTCCGCGCGACGGCCATGTGCCGTTCCGCGAGCTCCTTGCCGATGTTGCGCGACCCCGAGTGCAGCATCAGCCAGACGCGGCCGACACCTTCTTCGAGGCAGACCTCGATGAAGTGGTTCCCGCCACCGAGGCTCCCGATCTGCCGCGCGGCCCGGTCGTGCAGCTCTTGGACGCCGGTGTGCAGCTCGCCGAAGCCCTTCCAGAAGGCGTCCCAGCCACCGACGCCGTGCACCTTCGCCGGGTTCACGGGCGTCTTGTGCAACCCGAACCCGACCGGCACGGCGTTTTCGATGCGACGGCGCAGCTTCCCGAGGTCGTCGGGCAGGTCGGCCGCGGTCAGCGACGTCCGCACCGCGCTCATCCCGCACCCGATGTCCACGCCGACCGCGGCGGGCGAAACGGCGTCACGCATGGCGATGACACTGCCGACGGTCGCCCCCTTGCCGTAGTGCACGTCGGGCATCACGGCGACCCCGTGCACCCACGGCAGGTTCGCGACGTTGTGCAGCTGCCGCATGGCCTGCTCTTCGACGGACGCGGGATCAGCCCACATCCGAATCGGCACGCGGGCACCGTCGACAGCCGTGTACATGATTTCCTCCCCTGGAAATGGTTTCGGGACTTAGAATCCCCCCTGACGGGGAATCGGACAAGGCGATTTCCGATCGTCCACTGTGGAGGAGAACGGACATGGGCCTGCTACCCGGCCCCGCGGCCGCTGCCCGGGGGATGGTTCCGGACGCCGGGCTCAGCGCCGAGCCGCACTTCGACGAGCCCGGTCTCGCCGCCGCCGTCTCCGCCGCCCTCGCCGGTGACTGGCACCCCGCGGCCACCCTCGTCGCCACCCTGAACGGTGACTGGGACCGGCGCACCGCCGTCGTCGACGCCCTCGCCAAGACGGCCACCACCGAACGCCAATGGCTGCGGGACTGGCTCGCCGAGCGGGAAGACGATCCCGACGCCGTTGTCGTGCAGGCGCAGACGTTCGTCGCCCTGGCCTGGCAGCGGCGGGGCAACGCCGGCGCCCGGCACACCGACCGGCAGCAGTTCGTGCCCTTCTACCAACTGCTGGAATACGCCCGCGACACCGCCTGGAAGGCGGCCGAACTCGCCGGAACGGATCCGACACCCTGGGCGACCCTCGTCACCATCTGCATGGGGCTCGAAGTCCGGTACCAGCCCTTCGACGGGATCTGGTCGGGTCTGCTCGTCCGCGCGCCTGCCCACCGCCTCGGCCACAACCGCGCGCTGCAGTACTGGTGCCCGAAGTGGCACGGCACCGAAGAGCGCCTGCTCGATTTCGCCGCCGGTGCTGCGGCTTTCGCGCCGTCGCTGACGCCACTGCCTCTGCACGCGGCCTTCGAAATGGCCATGGAGGGCAACCCGATCTGGCGAAGCCGCTACGTCCGGGACGCCCTCGACGCGGCCCTGCCCTGGTTGGACGGCGAAGGCGCCGAGCACCCCGCTACCCGGGAAGACCGCGGCTACGCGATCTACGCTCTGCACCACAACGGCCGTCACGACGAAGCCGTCGCCCAGTTCCGGCGGCTCGGCGGGCACGCCGACGGCTACGTCTGGAACTTCGACACCGACGTCAAGCGGTCCGCGAACCCGGTGAAGCAGTTCGCGACCCTGCGCGCGCGGGCTTGCCGGAACGCGGCCCGGGACGCGTGAAGGCCCCCTCGACGACCGAGGGGGCCTTCGACGTCGGACCTACTGCTGCGCGATCAGCTCCGCGATCTGCACCGCGTTCAGCGCCGCGCCCTTGCGCAGGTTGTCGTTCGCGATGAACAACGCGAGCCCGCGGCCGCCGCCGACGCCCTGGTCGACGCGGATGCGGCCGACGTAGCTCGGGTCGTTGCCCGCCGCCTGCAGCGGGGTCGGGATGTCGGACAGCTCGACGCCCGGCGCGTGGGCCAGCAGCTGCGTCGCGCGCTCGACCGTCAGCGGCTGCGCGAACTCCGCGTTGACCGAGATCGAGTGCCCCGAGAACACCGGGACCCGCACGCAGGTGCAGGACACGCCCAGCCCCGGGATGCTCAGGATCTTGCGGCTCTCGTTGCGGAACTTCTTCTCCTCGTCCGTCTCGAGCTCACCGTCGTCCACAATGGACCCCGCCATCGGCAGGACGTTGAACGCGATCGGACGGACGTACTTGTTCGGCGCGGGGAAGGCGATCGCCGCGCCGTCGTGCGTCAGCAGCGCCGCGTGCTCCGCTCCGGCGCGAACCTGACCGGCCAGCTCGTCGACGCCGGCCAGCCCGCTGCCGGACACCGCCTGGTAGGTCGACGCGACCAGCCGGACCAGGCCCGCCTCGTCGTGCAGCGGCTTGAGCACCGGCATCGCGGCCATGGTCGTGCAGTTGGGGTTCGCGATGATCCCCTTCCGCGCTTCCTTGATGGCCTCCGGGTTGACCTCGCTGACGACCAGCGGCACGTCCGGGTCCATCCGGAACGCCGAAGAGTTGTCGATCACCGTGACGCCGGCGTCGGCGAACCGCGGCGCCTGCGCCTTCGACGTCGAGCCGCCCGCGGAGAACAGCGCGATGTCCAATCCGGACGGGTCCGCTGTGGACGCGTCTTCGATCGTGATTTCGCTGTCGCGCCACGGGAGTTTCGACCCCGCCGAGCGCGCCGAAGCGAAGTACCGGAGCCCGGCGATCGGGAACTCCCGCTCCGCCAGCAGCTTGCGCATCACCGCGCCGACCTGGCCGGTCGCGCCGACCACCCCGACCCGCAGCCCGTCCGCCATCAGCGACCACTCCCCGCGTAGACCACAGCTTCTTCGTCGCCACCGAGCTCGAACGCGGCGTGGATCGCGCGTACGGCGTCGTCGAGCTGGGCGTCCCTGATCAGCACCGAGATGCGGATCTCCGAGGTGTTGATGATCTCGATGTTGACGCCGGAGGAGGCCAGCGCCTCGCAGAACGTCGCCGTGACACCCGGGTGCGACCGCATCCCGGCGCCGACCAGCGAGACCTTGCCGACGTGGTCGTCGTAGAGCACGGACTCGAAGCCGATCTCGGCCTTGACCTTCTCCAGCTCCTTGACGGCCTTGGCGCCGTTGGCCTTCGACAGCGTGAAGGTGATGTCGGTGCGGCCGGAGATGGTGCTCGACACGTTCTGCAGCACCATGTCGATGTCGATCTCGGCGTCGGCGATCACGCGGAAGATCCGGGCCGCGGCACCGGCGTGGTCCGGTACGCCGGTGACCGTGATCTTGGCTTCGGAGCGGTCGTGCGCGACACCGGTGATCAGCGCTTGTTCCACGGGGATCTCCTCGATAGAACCGGTCACCGTGGTGCCCGGCTTGTCACTGTAGGAAGAACGGACTCGGATCGGGACGCCGTAGCGGCGCGCGTACTCGACCGACCGCAGGTGCAGGATCTTCGACCCGCTCGCGGCCAGCTCAAGCATCTCTTCGTAGGTAACGGTGTCGAGCTTGCGCGCGTCCGGCACCACCCGCGGGTCGGCGGTGTACACACCGTCCACATCGGAGTAGATCTCGCAGACGTCGGCGTTCAGCGCGGCGGCCAGTGCGACGGCGGTGGTGTCCGAACCGCCGCGGCCCAGCGTGGTGATGTCCTTGGTGTCCTGCGCGACGCCCTGGAACCCCGCCACCAGCGCGACGTAGCCCTGCTCGAGGGCCTCGGTGACCCGGCTCGGCGTGACGTCGATGATGCGCGCGTTGCCGTGCACGGACGTCGTGACGACGCCGGCCTGCGAACCGGTGAACGACCACGCCTCGGCCCCCTGGGCCGCGATGGCCATGGCGACCAGCGAGTTCGAGATGCGCTCACCCGCGGTGAGCAGCATGTCCATCTCCCGCTCCGGCGGCGCCGGGTTGACCTGCTGCGCCAGGTCGAGCAGCTCGTCGGTGGTGTCACCCATCGCCGAGCAGACCACGACGACGTCGTTGCCGGCCTTCTTGGTGGCGACGATCCGTTCCGCGACGCGCTTGATCCGGTCGGCACTTTCCAGCGACGATCCGCCGTACTTCTGGACCACGAGGGCCACGCCCGAACCTCCTCGACGGGCCGGGTCTGCTCCCTGGTGGGCACCGGAGAGCCCCCGCGTCCCATAGTTGAGAAGGAGCCTACCGGGGGTTCAGCGGCCTGCCACACCATCGAGTGGCGCCGGCCACCGGCTCGGGGCAGCGCGGAAGTAAATCTTCCGTAACACCAAGGAAATGCGCGGAGCCCTTCCTTCCGAGTGATGCAGCGCACTCCTCGGAACCTCCATCCATGCCCCCGCCACCACCCTCAGCGGAGGCGCTTCGCGCCGCTGTAGCTTTTCGATCGTGCGCAAACCAGCTGTGACGAGCATCCCGATCGCCTCCCTGATGGCCGAGCGCTGGAGCCCGCGGGCCTACGACGCGTCTGCCGTCGTCACCCCGGACCAGCTGCGAGCCCTCCTGGAGGCGGCCCGCTGGGCACCGTCGTTCGGCAACACCCAGCCGGCGCGGTACCTGGTGGGCGTCCGCGGCACGCCGGCGTTCGACGCGATCCTGGCGACGCTCAACTCGGGCAACCAGGCGTGGGCCCGGCGGGCGAGCCTCCTGCTGATCGGCGTCATGGTGACGACGAACGCGAAGGGCGACGTCCCCTACACGGAGTACGGGCTCGGGCTGGCTTCGGAGAACCTCGTGCTGCAGGCGGTGGAGCTGGGGCTGATCGCCCACCAGATGGCGGGCTTCTCGGCGGAGGCGGTCCAGTCGACGTTCGCACTGCCTGCGGACGCGGTCCCGAAGGTGGCGATCGCGGTCGGTTCGCCGGCGCACCCGGAGGTCCTGGAGGAGGACTGGCGGATCGAGCGCGAGAAGGCGGACCGGGTCCGGATCCCGCTGGAGGAGTTCGCGTTCACCGAAAAGTGGGGCAACCCGGCGCTCTAGACCGGCAGGACCACGGCCCGGTCGCGGATGCGGTCCAGCGTCCCGAAGGGCACCACGGCGCCGACGTCGTCGACGGCGGCGAACCCGCCCACGGTCGCCCTGATGTCGACGATGGCTTCGGCGGTAGCGGCGTCGAGCCCGCAAACCGACGCAATCACGTCCGCCGGCGCGTTGTTGAGATCGACGAGGCCACCGTCGTCGTAGTTCCGCGGCAGGTCGGGACGGCCGACCCGCAGGTCGCGCGCGATGAGCGGATCCTCGGTGGCGAGCTTCCGGGCTTCGGTGCGGCGATCACGCGCGGCCAGCGCGGCGGCGAGCGCCGGATCGGGGCCGTCGAGGCGCTCGCCGGGGACCTGGCGCAGGATTTCGCGGCGCAGCTTGGCCTGCTGCACGCAGCCGACGGCGACCACGACGAGTCCGAGGACCACCGCGATCGACGTGAGCAGGTTCCCGGTCGACCCCACGACCTTGCCCGCGGCGTCCTTCGGGGCGAGGGACATCAGCACGCCCATGAGCGCGGCCGCCACTCCGAAGACGGCGGCCTTGACGTAGAGCGACTTCCGGCCCAGCCGCACGGCGGCGTGCACGAACGGAACCCACGCGAAGAACCCGATCGTGGCGATGGTGACGACGAAGTACCAACGGCTCCCGAGGCGGACGACCGCACTCGGCACCGTCGCGACAGGCTGTGAAACGGACATGATCAGCACCCCTTCCGGCGTGCTGATGTCGCCTGGCGACGACACTGCGTTACGAGGTCGCGCCCCGGGTCAGCCGATCGTGATCACCGTGAGATCAGGAACCGCCGCCCACCCGGCGGATCACCTTCGCCAGGATTCCCGAGACCACGAGCCAGAAGATCGCCGCGATGCCGAAGTTCACCAGGACCCGCAGCTTGGCGTCGGCGGGTGTGAACAGGTCGCTGAAGCCCAGCGCCAAGCCGTCCGCCCAGGAGTGGACGAACGAGACGATGCCGTTGTCCGGGTTG
This genomic window contains:
- a CDS encoding TetR family transcriptional regulator; its protein translation is MTSSPAEPTGLRERKKAKTRAAIQRHALRLFREQGYTATTVDQIAAAAEISPSTFFRYFPTKEATVLYDALDPMMVEAALAQPPELSLIGALRATLRDVYEALPEDAWQDERERQLLVFNEPELRAPMLEQYGAGIDLLADLAARRAGRSATDFEVRNWAGAVVGVVLAAFYTAGGDPDLLLNSLDEAFAHLEAGLPL
- a CDS encoding aspartate-semialdehyde dehydrogenase, with translation MADGLRVGVVGATGQVGAVMRKLLAEREFPIAGLRYFASARSAGSKLPWRDSEITIEDASTADPSGLDIALFSAGGSTSKAQAPRFADAGVTVIDNSSAFRMDPDVPLVVSEVNPEAIKEARKGIIANPNCTTMAAMPVLKPLHDEAGLVRLVASTYQAVSGSGLAGVDELAGQVRAGAEHAALLTHDGAAIAFPAPNKYVRPIAFNVLPMAGSIVDDGELETDEEKKFRNESRKILSIPGLGVSCTCVRVPVFSGHSISVNAEFAQPLTVERATQLLAHAPGVELSDIPTPLQAAGNDPSYVGRIRVDQGVGGGRGLALFIANDNLRKGAALNAVQIAELIAQQ
- a CDS encoding DHA2 family efflux MFS transporter permease subunit translates to MSLLTVGLDLTVLNVAVPTLAVDLGATTTQLQWFGNAYTLALAALLLPAGLLGDRFGPKKLLLGALAVFGPASLWCAYAGSPGELIAARVLLGVGAAFLIPLSLSLLNILFPPEERARALTTWVLATFVGIPLGPLLGGWLLDHFAWGSVFLINVPLTVVGLVAVLLLVPLTRGSGRGGIDYPGIALSAAGLVALTYGFVHAGEHGWADPVTYGLLGLGAVLLAVFVREQTRVAAPLADLALFREPRFVWGAVLATVASFALMGLLFVLPQLFQAVQGADALQTGVRLLPLIGGMLVSAKIAERLVAASGVRVVVTGGFVLLAAGLGWGATAPAAAGYGLTIGWESVIGLGTGCTLPPLMSMAMGALTEGRSGAGSALIQVLRQVSGTIGVAVLGTVLNGVYRDGVVVAGLPAPVADAARGSASAAVAVAAKLHLPGLADSARAAFADGMAATLWVCAGLGVAGALLAALFLPGRAAAGTEPRESEHDVVAG
- a CDS encoding nitroreductase family protein produces the protein MRKPAVTSIPIASLMAERWSPRAYDASAVVTPDQLRALLEAARWAPSFGNTQPARYLVGVRGTPAFDAILATLNSGNQAWARRASLLLIGVMVTTNAKGDVPYTEYGLGLASENLVLQAVELGLIAHQMAGFSAEAVQSTFALPADAVPKVAIAVGSPAHPEVLEEDWRIEREKADRVRIPLEEFAFTEKWGNPAL
- a CDS encoding DUF4034 domain-containing protein, whose protein sequence is MGLLPGPAAAARGMVPDAGLSAEPHFDEPGLAAAVSAALAGDWHPAATLVATLNGDWDRRTAVVDALAKTATTERQWLRDWLAEREDDPDAVVVQAQTFVALAWQRRGNAGARHTDRQQFVPFYQLLEYARDTAWKAAELAGTDPTPWATLVTICMGLEVRYQPFDGIWSGLLVRAPAHRLGHNRALQYWCPKWHGTEERLLDFAAGAAAFAPSLTPLPLHAAFEMAMEGNPIWRSRYVRDALDAALPWLDGEGAEHPATREDRGYAIYALHHNGRHDEAVAQFRRLGGHADGYVWNFDTDVKRSANPVKQFATLRARACRNAARDA
- a CDS encoding MFS transporter, whose amino-acid sequence is MFLARLPMTMNGVLLTLYVVTGLGRGYGAAGLVGAGVTLGMALGAPLLGRAFDKYGLRPIVAVCGTGTTAFWILAPHLPFEALAAVAVPAGMLSVPAGSLARQVLATLVPVEERRAAYSLDTISIEATFMIGPAAGIAAITAFSPTWTLSALGVLFGGTAFLIWLVNPPIRDAAEQGVATARPPLRSWLTGRLVGTLMVAAGALFVLVGTELATLATLRAHGDIGVTGLVIAVMCAASITGGIVHGSVKRSLPQGVLMLLLALLVVPVGLAEQPWWLLTLVLIPTNLLCAPTLAATTETVSRLAPPRVRGEAMGLMDGFTRLGLAAGSPVVGFAIDHSSPAWGFAAAGIGGLVIASAGLVGLRRPRRPEPAPVPALAETC
- a CDS encoding alpha/beta hydrolase, with protein sequence MAIPLPVRVQAAASQLVFWLPEPVRRAVAGRPVRLDGQDLALDAQLLLRLQKLSGAELVQGSVDSSRALLDVGRHLVSGKSIEPVSVRELSVPTPDGDLPATLYTPVGLPEKSPLLVFFHGGGWVIGTRASHDNAVRFLAKHAGVRVLSIEYRLAPEFPFPAAADDALAAFDFAHAKAGDLGADPARIAVGGDSAGGNLAAVTAQQAVKRGGPAPAFQLLIYPATDFAQRYRSQDLFAENLFLTDAHMKWFEGHYVPKGSDLTDPRLSPLRADDLSGLPPALVVTAGFDPLRDEGEAYAKKLADAGVEVALRRHEDLIHGFINFTGVGTRFREALAETAGALRQGLSIRD
- a CDS encoding aspartate kinase, which codes for MALVVQKYGGSSLESADRIKRVAERIVATKKAGNDVVVVCSAMGDTTDELLDLAQQVNPAPPEREMDMLLTAGERISNSLVAMAIAAQGAEAWSFTGSQAGVVTTSVHGNARIIDVTPSRVTEALEQGYVALVAGFQGVAQDTKDITTLGRGGSDTTAVALAAALNADVCEIYSDVDGVYTADPRVVPDARKLDTVTYEEMLELAASGSKILHLRSVEYARRYGVPIRVRSSYSDKPGTTVTGSIEEIPVEQALITGVAHDRSEAKITVTGVPDHAGAAARIFRVIADAEIDIDMVLQNVSSTISGRTDITFTLSKANGAKAVKELEKVKAEIGFESVLYDDHVGKVSLVGAGMRSHPGVTATFCEALASSGVNIEIINTSEIRISVLIRDAQLDDAVRAIHAAFELGGDEEAVVYAGSGR
- a CDS encoding RtcB family protein encodes the protein MYTAVDGARVPIRMWADPASVEEQAMRQLHNVANLPWVHGVAVMPDVHYGKGATVGSVIAMRDAVSPAAVGVDIGCGMSAVRTSLTAADLPDDLGKLRRRIENAVPVGFGLHKTPVNPAKVHGVGGWDAFWKGFGELHTGVQELHDRAARQIGSLGGGNHFIEVCLEEGVGRVWLMLHSGSRNIGKELAERHMAVARKLPHNADLPDRDLAVFVAGTPEMQAYRRDLFWAQDYAARNRATMVALVKLALADVVPGTTFDDAISCHHNYVAEETYDGVELLVTRKGAIRAGSGDLGIIPGSMGTGSYIVRGLGNQSSFQSASHGAGRRMSRTKAKKLYTADDLAAQTAGVECRKDSGVVDEIPAAYKDIDSVIKAQTDLVEVVAHLKQVVCVKG